The Bacteroides ovatus genomic interval TAAAGTGGGGTACGAGTCTTTTTTAGTCAGAATGGCATAACACGAAGAGTATTTTCTTTAATTATCCTAACTGTTTTTATGCAAACATCCATCAATAATAAGCACATTGTCAAGAACACTGCGTACCTTTATGTACGATTAGTTGTATCCCTTGCTATAGGTCTGTTTACAAGCCGTATTATACTTTCCGCATTAGGAGTTTCTGACTATGGTATTTATAATATTGTGGGTGGATTCGTGTCGATGCTTTCACTTTTTACGATTTCATTAAGTGGTGCAACTTCCCGTTTTATCACTTTTGAATTAGGACGCGGAGATATGGAGCGTATGAAGAAGACATTTGCTACGCTTTCCACACTTGTCTACTTGCTAGCAGTTATAGTATTAATATTGGGTGAGACAGTCGGGTTATGGTTTGTTAAGGAATATCTTGTAATACCAGATGAGCGATGGAAGGCGGCGCTTTTTGTATATCATTGTTCTCTGTTGGCATTTATTGTTAATCTAATTGCATTGCCATATAATTCATGTGTTATTGCACATGAGAAGATGAACTTTTTTGCAATTGTTAGTGTATTAGACTCTGTATTGAAATTAGGGATAGTATATATGCTATATATATCACCTTTTGATCGTTTGAGAACTTATGCTGTATTGTTGGTTGCAATTGGTGTTATCATTCGTATAATATATATAATATATTGCAAACATACTTTTGAGGAGGCAAAAGTAAAGTGGGGTATTGATAAGAATATATTCAAAGATATTTTTTCCTATTCTGCATGGATAACTATTGGAGCTAGTTCCGCTATTTTTAAAGAGCAAGGTGTGAACGTGCTTGTCAATATGTTTTTCGGAGTATTGTTTAATGCTGCTAGAGGTATTAGTATGCAAGTCTATGGTGTAGTTAGTCAGTTCTCTTATAGTATCGGCCAAGCTATCACGCCGCAGATTACTAAGGAGTATGCAGTTGGGAATCTGCCACGTGCTATCAGTCTGACTTTTATATTGGCCAAGGTGCAAGGTATACTAATAATGACTTTGTCACTTCCTCTTTTATTGGAAACAAATTATGTACTAGGTTTATGGTTAGGAGAATTTCCTGATTATACGGTCGCTTTTATGCAATGGGCACTGATACTTTGCTATACTCGAACCTTGGAAGATACTCATGGTACACTCTATTTGGCAACGGGTAATGTCAAGTGCTTGCAGATTATAGGAGGAGGATTGATGTTGCTCAATATTCCTATTGATTATGTCTTTCTCAAACAGGGTTTCGAACCGATAATTACAATGATTATAGGTGCTGTTTTAGAAGTTGTGACAATGTTTGTTGCGTTCATGTATCTAAAGAAAATTGTGAAATTTCCTATACTATGTTTTTACAGAGAAGCTGTTCTTCCGCAATTGGTAGTATGCGGGCTTTCTTTAATTTTTCCTCTTCTGATATTATCTTTCTGGAAAGAGGCGTGTTTTCTGCGCTTTTGTTTGGTCAGTATCGTATCTGTATTTATGACAATTGGTTTGAGCTATTTGATTGTATTGAACATAAAAGAGAAAAACTTAATAATTGAAATAATAAAAAGTAAATTAAAAGGAAAATAGAAGGATGACATTTATTAATAAGATAAATAGAAAATTGCATACTCTGAGCGAAATTCGTGAGAGTAAGTATGTATTGAAGCAGATTGCCAATTACTTGTTGAACTTGGATGTACATATACTCTATGTACAACTTCCAAAAAGTAATAAAATTAAGGGACTTACAGAATTTGAACAAGAGCGTATAAAAAATTGGTGTTTCGATTTTAATAAATACAAAAAGGAGTTATCCAAGCTGAAGATGCTTTATGGCGAGGATATTACTCAGGAATATATACTTTCTGTTTTTGATGGTGGAGTAGTGGTAGATGGAGCAAAACGTAAAGTACTTCTTGATTTCCAGAGTGAACATCAGCACATAATTAATGGTCGTCGTATTACTGTTGGCCAACCTAAAAGATATCACAACACTATTTATACTCATGGAGCTTGTACGTGGCGTGGCACAGGCGTTGAAGATCAAGAAACTATAGCTTCATTTCTACAACAATTGATAAACATAGACTATCCATTGGCTTATCGCATTGTTAACAGTGCAATAGGTAGGGGGAGCAATATTAGGGATGATTTCGAAATGATTAAAGAACAAACATATTTTCCAGGAGATATTGTGATTCTTGGTTCTCATGGTGCTATAATGAATATTGGGCGTAGTTTCTTTGAGAAAATAGGAATTGTTTATCTTACAACATCGTCATTGTTTAACCGTCCACATAATTACGGCGAATGGTTTAATGATACAGTACTTCATACTAATAAACGAGGAAATAAAGTTCTAGCTGATGCCATTTATAAAGTTCTTAATGAAATGAAGTGGCTTACTTCTGGAGTTTTAATTGAAGAACATAAAAAACGGATATTGGGGAATAATAAATCTCTTACTAAGGGTGAACGTATTTATGGTGATAATCCTGAATTATTAAAATATATTGATTTGTTGCGGCAATACAAGCAAGGTGATGCAGAATCTAATATTGGTTGTATTGTGATGAACTGTAATCCGTTTACACTTGGACATCGTTATTTGATAGAATATGCTTCTTTGCGAGTGGACTATCTTTATATATTTGTGGTAGAAGAGAACCGCTCTTATTTTACATTTGATGATCGATTTGATCTTGTTTGTAAAGGTACAGCTGATTTGAAAAATGTTAGAGTGCTGCCTAGTGGGAACTTTATTATTTCCGCTATTACGTTTCCTGGTTATTTTTATAAGGACAATTTGAAGGAGGCGAAAATTGATTGTTCAAATGATCTTAACGTCTTTGCACAATATATTGCTCCAGCTTTGAATATAAAGAATCGTTTTGCAGGCGAAGAACCTTTGGATCCTGTCACCAATCAATATAATATGGCTATGGCAGAGATTTTGCCTCAATATGGTATACAATTTCATGTAATCCCTCGTAAAATAGAAGGGAAGGAGGTGATTAGTGCTTCTCGTGTTCGTCGTTACTTTGAAGCAGGTAAACTAGATGAAATAAAGGAGATTGTTCCGAATGCCACTTATAATTATCTAGTCAACCGATATAATAAAGAGCATGATTGAAATTAAGGATAAAAGTCAGTGTACAGGTTGTACAGCTTGTGCTAATGTTTGTACTCATCGTTTCATCACAATGTGTTTTGATGATGAAGGGCATTCTTATCCTTTGGTCGATACAGCTAATTGTGTGAATTGTGGCTTATGTGAGAAAGTTTGTCCTATGTTACATCAAGATGAGTTACCTAAAGATTATGATCTTGACCAACTTTCTGTTTATGCAGTTTACAATAAGGATGAGGTTATTCGAAACAGCAGTACATCTGGGGGGATTTTTACACTTCTTGCTGACTATGTTATAGATAAGGGAGGTATAGTTTATGCCGCTCGTTTTGATGAATACTATCATATTTATCATACATCGGTTGAATGTAAGGAGGAATTGCAAGCTTTTCG includes:
- a CDS encoding lipopolysaccharide biosynthesis protein, encoding MQTSINNKHIVKNTAYLYVRLVVSLAIGLFTSRIILSALGVSDYGIYNIVGGFVSMLSLFTISLSGATSRFITFELGRGDMERMKKTFATLSTLVYLLAVIVLILGETVGLWFVKEYLVIPDERWKAALFVYHCSLLAFIVNLIALPYNSCVIAHEKMNFFAIVSVLDSVLKLGIVYMLYISPFDRLRTYAVLLVAIGVIIRIIYIIYCKHTFEEAKVKWGIDKNIFKDIFSYSAWITIGASSAIFKEQGVNVLVNMFFGVLFNAARGISMQVYGVVSQFSYSIGQAITPQITKEYAVGNLPRAISLTFILAKVQGILIMTLSLPLLLETNYVLGLWLGEFPDYTVAFMQWALILCYTRTLEDTHGTLYLATGNVKCLQIIGGGLMLLNIPIDYVFLKQGFEPIITMIIGAVLEVVTMFVAFMYLKKIVKFPILCFYREAVLPQLVVCGLSLIFPLLILSFWKEACFLRFCLVSIVSVFMTIGLSYLIVLNIKEKNLIIEIIKSKLKGK